In the genome of Pseudomonas sp. P5_109, one region contains:
- a CDS encoding YajG family lipoprotein, producing the protein MLQRLLFGLITVTSLTLVGCAHSPQQLSPEPKLTAQLAPVGHGQPVVVRVVDGRPSPTLGTRGGLYPETSAITVQGAQILPKLQAQAEAAVRLLGFTPTNNAMNAPQLTVTLAELKYQSPKEGMYVTEATIGATFRSDVQNANRRYSGRYGSSLDQRFGMAPNQETNTKLVSDVLSDALTRLFKDPTVGQILGE; encoded by the coding sequence ATGTTGCAACGCCTGTTGTTCGGTTTGATCACTGTGACCAGTTTGACCCTGGTTGGCTGCGCCCACAGCCCGCAACAACTGAGCCCGGAACCCAAGCTGACCGCCCAGTTGGCCCCGGTCGGCCATGGTCAGCCTGTCGTGGTGCGTGTAGTGGACGGTCGTCCGTCACCGACGCTGGGCACCCGTGGTGGCCTGTACCCGGAGACCAGCGCGATCACCGTGCAGGGCGCACAGATCCTGCCGAAGCTGCAGGCCCAGGCTGAGGCCGCCGTACGTCTGTTGGGCTTTACCCCGACGAACAATGCGATGAATGCACCGCAATTGACCGTGACCCTGGCAGAATTGAAGTACCAGTCGCCCAAGGAAGGCATGTACGTGACCGAAGCCACCATCGGCGCGACGTTCCGCTCCGATGTACAGAACGCCAACCGTCGCTACAGCGGCCGTTATGGTTCGTCCCTGGACCAGCGCTTCGGTATGGCGCCGAACCAGGAAACCAACACCAAGCTGGTCAGCGATGTGCTGAGCGATGCATTGACCCGCTTGTTCAAGGACCCGACCGTGGGTCAGATTCTCGGCGAATAA